In a genomic window of Bacillus sp. E(2018):
- a CDS encoding DUF2892 domain-containing protein: protein MRQNIGLVNSMIRIIAGLTLLSVYTAKLTRKPYKESYILMILMGAMKVAEGIVRYCPVTDLLHKSKEMNDMDLGNIAEEGSPFNPS from the coding sequence ATGAGACAAAATATCGGTTTAGTTAATAGCATGATTCGTATTATTGCAGGTCTGACACTGCTTTCTGTTTATACAGCAAAGCTGACAAGAAAGCCTTACAAAGAGTCATACATCCTTATGATTTTAATGGGTGCGATGAAAGTAGCAGAAGGAATCGTTCGCTACTGCCCAGTGACTGACCTTCTTCACAAAAGCAAAGAAATGAACGACATGGATCTTGGTAACATCGCGGAAGAAGGTTCTCCGTTCAACCCTTCATAA